Genomic segment of Streptomyces sp. NBC_01210:
GAAGTCGAGATCCGCTCCTTGCCCGGGATCGTCGAAGCGCTTTCTGGCGGTCTCGACGAGGGCGACATACTCATCACCCTGCTGGGTGAGGTGGACGACGCGATGGCTGCGGAGTTACGCAGGAACGAGGAGCGCGGTGTACGCATCATGCTGCTCATAGAGGACGACGATCTCGTCGACCTGCCCAAGGTGACCGGCATCAGGGCCGGTTTCGTGAAGATCAACGGGATCAATGAGGACACCCTGAACAAGGCTCTGGCTGCTGTTGCCAGGGGTAACGTCCCCATCCCACCCGAGCTCGCTCAGGATCTGCTGCTGCTCGCGACCCGGCGCAACGACGCTCCGCGGGGTCAGCTGAGACTGACCCCGCGGGAGCAGGAGGCGCTTGTTCTCATGGTCGAGGGGCTGAGCAACAGGCAAATCGCCCGCAGGCTTCAGATATCCGAGCACGGTGCCAAGCGCCTGGTTGCCAATATTTTGGCAAAGATGGACTGCAACAATCGCACACTCGCTGTTTCAAGGGCGCTCCGCGAAGGCCTCTACGAGCGTTATGTGAAATCCAGGGGAATGAACTGACAAGGCCCTCTACGAGGGAATAGCATAGAAGGCTGAATCACCCCAGGTCGCTGTCGCCAGGTGACCCTCGGCGTCAATGCCGAGGGCCACTGGCGAACTCAGACCGGTCATGACGGATGTGGCAGAGCCATCCGCCTCCACCCGCTTGATCTCGCCGGCGGCACGATCGGTGACATAAACGGAACCTGCCTTGTCGGCTACGATTCCCACGCCCAGCCCGTCGAAGTCGCTGGAGTGGGTTTCCACCGTCCCGTCACGCTTGACGCGGGACAGCACACCGCCCTCGTAATTCGACACATAGATCGTGCCGTCGGCAGTCTCGACCACACCCACCGGCGTGTGCAGCCCGTCGGCCACCTTGCTGCTCTTCCCGTCCGGGGAGACGCTCATGAGCTCATTGGTCGCCCGGTTGGTGACCAGCAGGTTCTGCCGGGAGTCGAAGCTGATGCCGGTCGGCGTATGGAAGCCGGAGGCGAACCTCTCCTTCCTCCCGGCGGCCGTGGCGCGGTAGACGACATCGGCGTTGTAGTCGGCGATGTAGAGCGCGCCCTGCCGGTCGACGGCGAGACCGGCGGGAGCTTCCAGCCCGTCGGCGTAGACAGAGCGCTTTCCGTCGCGGGTGATCCGCTCGACGGTGCCGGCGGACCAGTTGGACACAAACACCGAGCCGTCGCGGCCGTAGGCCAGACCGGTCGGCGACGAGAAGCCGGTGTACTTCGCCTTCCCGGCCTTTGCCGCCTTCCCGGCAGGCTTGCCCTTGCCACCGGTGTCGCTGCCACCGGTGTCGCCCGTGCCGCCGGACCCGGTCGGAGGACCGGAGGACACGGAGGACCCCGGCGTCCGCGACGTGCCGCCGGGACTCGCGTCGTCTTCGCTTCCACAGGCTGCCACGGAGGACATCAGCAGGCCGCCCACGAGAAGCTTCGGGAGGAGTGAGGAACGCATGACCACCTCTTGGGGGGAGTGGATGAGTGCGCCGACAGACAACCTACGAGTTGGAGCGCACTTCATCGCAAGTGCCGACCGGAGTACGGACGGTCAACGCCCCTTGCTGCGCACGAAATCGGTCACGGACTGGGCCATGTAGTCGATCTTCTCGTCGGTGAGACCGGGGTGCACGCCGATCCAGAAGCTGTGCTCCGTGATGATGTCGCTGTTGGTCAGATCGCCTGCCACGCGGTAGTTCGTGCCCTGGTACGCCGGGTGCCGGGTCAGATTGCCCGCGAAGACCTGACGCGTGCCGATGCTCCTCGCCTCGAGGAAGGCCACCAGCTCACGGCGGGTGAAGGGCGCGTCAGGCAGCACGGTGAGCACAAAGCCGAACCAGCTCGGCTCGCTGTTCGGCGTGGCGCTCGGCAGCAGCAGACCGGGGACATCGGCCAGCGCGTCGTGCAGCCGCTGCCAGTTGCGCCGGCGGGCCTCGATGAAGACGGGCAGTTTGGCCAGCTGGGTGAGGCCCAGCGCGGCCTGGCTGTCGGTCGCCTTGAGGTTGTAACCCACGTGCGAGTAGATGTACTTGTGGTCATAGCCCTCGGGCAGGGTGCCGAGCTGCCAGCGGAACCGCTTGGCGCATTTGTTGTCCTCGCCGGGCGCGCACCAGCAGTCCCGGCCCCAGTCGCGCAGTGACTCGACGATACGCGCCAGATGCAGGTCGCTCGTGGAGACCACCCCGCCCTCGCCCATGGTGATGTGGTGCGCGGGATAGCAGCTGAGCGTCGACAGATCGCCGAACGTGCCGGTCAGCCGGCCGTCGTACCGAGCGCCCAGCGCATCGCAGTTGTCCTCGACGAGCCACAGTTCGTGCTCCTGGGCCAGCTCGGCGATCTCGCGGGCCGCGTAAGGATTTCCCAGCGTGTGGGCGAGGGAGATCGCCCTGGTCTTCGGGCCGATCGCCGCGGCGATCGTGTCCACGCTCGCGTTGTAGGTGCCGAGTTCGGTGTCCACGAACACCGGCACCAGACCGTTCTGCAGCACCGGGTTGACGGTGGTCGGGAAGCCCGCGGCGACCGTGATCACCTCGTCGCCGGGAACCAGCCGTCGGTCGGCGAGCTGCGGTGACGTCAGTGCGCTGATCGCCAGCAGATTGGCGGACGAGCCGGAGTTCACCAGGTGCGACTTGCGTACGCCGATGGTCTTGGAGAAGCGGCTCTCGAATTCCTGCGCGGACCTGGCCGCGACGATCCGCATCTCGAGCGCGGCCTCGACGAGCGCGACACGGTCCTCGTCGTCGAAGACCGGCCCGGAGGAGTAGAGCGGAGTGACACCGGGCACGAACGGCCGGTCCGACTCTTCTGCCTGGTGGAACTTGCGTACGGCGTCGAGGAGTTGGGCCTTGGCTTCTTCGCGGCTGTCCGAGCCAGGCGCCGGGCTCTGTACGGGTGCGCTGGTCACACTGGACCCCTTGTCTTCGTCGGGAGAGGGAGAGAAAGCAGGGCCGATCGCGGTCAGCGGCCCTCGGTGTCGAAGGCCGTCTCGAGCAGGCGGACCGTTTCGTCGAGACCGGTGCGCGCGGCGTTCTCGTGCCGCAGCCGCCAGGCGACCTCCCGCAGACCGGGGTCCTCGAGCACGCTGTGCATGGACTCCCTGATGGCCTCGACCGAGGCCTCCTCCGGGTGCAGTACGTGCGCGGCGCCGACCGCCGCGATCCGGTCCGCGTGCTGGTACTGGACGCACATCTGCGGCAGTCCGAGCTGAGGAATGCCGGCGACGGTCGCGGCCATCGCGCTGCCCGCGCCGCCGTGGTGGATGACGGCGGTGCAGGACGGCAGCACCTGCGAGAGCGGCAGAGTGTGGATCAGCCGGGTGCGTGCCGGGCGGTCGCCCAGCTGGTCCAGCTTGATGTGGTCGCCGACCGCGATGATCACATCGACGTCGAAGGCGGTCAGCGCCTGCACCGTGCGCTGGAGCACATTGGCGTGGTCACCGCCGATCGGCGCGTTGCCGAGGGTGACCAGCACCCGCGGCGCCTCGGGCTCCTCGAACAGCCAGTCCGGCATCAGGCCGGCCCCGTTGAAGGGGACGTACCGGCTGGGGACGGCGTTGGCCGGCGGGGTCCGCCACTGCAGTTCCGGAGGGCAGTTGTCGATGATCTTCCAGTGGGTGTGCGCCTCCTCGCCGAGACCCCACTTGCGCCGGACGGGCCGCAGCGCCTCGGCGATCGGTTCGTCGACCGCGGTGTCCGCCAGCAGGCCCCAGCCGTGCAGGACCGTCGGCACCCCGATCAGGTCGGCCGCCAGGGGCGCCGCGTACTCCCAGTCGGTGCACACGATCAGATCGGGCCGCCAGGACTTCGCCAGCGCCACGGTCCGGTCCACGGTGCGCTCGGTGGCCGGCACGTAGTAGTCGATGATGTGGTCGGTCAGCTCCTCGATCGACGAGCCCTGCTGGGCCCTGCGGGTACCGAGGTCGCCGAGCCGGAAGTCCTCGGCGACCGCCACGGACGAGATTCCCGCCTCGGCGGTGAGCCGCGCGAACCTGTCGGGCAGCGCGGCCAGTACCTCGTGACCGGCGTTCCGCAATGCCCACAGCGTCGAAATCATTGGATAGAGATGCCCCTGGTTGGGAGCACTGGTCGCCAGAATTCGCATTGCTCGAACATAAGGAATCCATTTTCCTTCGGTCAACGCCCGCCAATTATCAGTCCCTTGGGTGTAGCCATCTGGTGCATGCCTCACGGGCAGCCCAGAAGCGCCTTGTCGGGCGGACGGTGGCGCTGGCAGGGTCGTCGGCAATCGTCCTCGAATGCTGGACAGGTGAATTCCATGCGCATTCTGGTTACCGGCGGGGCAGGTTTCATTGGTTCGCACTATGTGCGCAGCCTCCTCGGCAACGATCTGCTCGGCCGCGCGGTGGAACGGCTCACCGTGCTCGACAACCTGACTTATGCCGGAGACAAGAGCAATATCGCGCCACATCTGGCCGATCCGCGCCTGACGTTCGTGCACGGCGACATCAGCGATCCGGAAGTGGTCGGCGCCGTCATGGCCGGCCAGGACGTCGTGGTGCACTTCGCCGCCGAATCGCACGTCGACCGGTCCATCGCCGAAGCGTCGGTCTTCGTCCGTACGAACGTGCTCGGCACAGAGGTGCTGCTCAGCGCGGCCCGACGGCATGAGGTCGGCACCTTTGTGCATGTCTCGACCGACGAGGTCTACGGCTCGCTGGAGCGGGGCTCATGGCCCGAGACCGACCCGGTGAACCCCAACTCGCCCTATGCGGCAAGCAAGGCGTCCTCGGACCTCCTGGCCCTCGCGTACCACCGTACGTACGGAATGGACGTACGGATCACGCGCTGCTCCAACAACTACGGCCCGTACCAATTCCCCGAGAAGGTCATCCCGTTGTTCGTGACCAATCTCCTCGAAGGGAAGAAGGTACCGCTCTACGGCGACGGAACGAACGTGCGCGACTGGCTGCATGTCGACGACCACTGCCGCGGTATCCAGCTGGTGGTGGAGAAGGGGCAGCCGGGTGAGATCTACAACATCGGCGGCGGACAGGAGTTGGCCAACATTGAACTGGCCGATCTGCTCCTCGATGCCCTGGGCCACAGCCGGGAAATGATCGAGTACGTCGAGGACCGCAAAGGACACGACCGCCGCTACTCCGTGGACTGGTCGAAGGCGCGCGCGGAAATCGGCTATGAGCCCCGGCACGACTTCTCATCCGGACTCGCCGACACCATCGACTGGTACCGGGAAAACCGCGACTGGTGGACAGCACTGAAGAAAAGGTGAATCGCTGATGCGTGGAATCATCCTGGCGGGCGGCGCCGGCACCCGGCTTCGGCCGCTGACCTCGGTGACATCGAAACAGCTGCTCCCGGTCTACGACAAGCCCATGATCTACTACCCGCTCTCCGTCCTGCTGCTGGCGGGGATCCGCGAGATCCTGATCATCACCACCCCCGAGAGCCGTGAGGACTTCCACCGGCTGCTCGGGGACGGCGAGCGGCTCGGTATCCGGCTCGAGTACGCCCAGCAGGACGAGCCGCGTGGCCTGGCCGACGCATTTCTGCTCGGCCGCCGCTTCATCGGTGACGACCAGGTCTGCCTGGTGCTGGGCGACAACATCTTCCACGGCCAGGATCTGCCGACCACCGTCCGCAAGGAGGTCGCGCAGCTCGAGGGGGCGACTCTTTTCGGCTATCAGGTCGACGATCCGCAGCGGTACGGCATCGCGGTACTGGACGAGGAGGGCCGGCTGCTCGACATCGAGGAGAAGCCTGCCGAACCCAAGTCGGACCTGGCGGTCACCGGCCTCTACCTTTACGACAACGATGTGGTGTCGTACGCGGCGGAGCTGTCGCCCTCCGCGCGCGGCGAACTGGAGATCACCGACATCAACCGGCGCTATGTGGAGCAGGGCAGGGCGCGGCTGGTGAATCTGGGATCCGGTACGGCATGGCTGGACACCGGCACCCACGACAGCCTCTTCGAGGCGGCCGGCTATGTGCATGCCGTGCAGACGAGGCAGGGGGTGCAGATCGCCTGTATCGAGGAGGTCGCCTTCCAGATGGGATTCATCGGCGCCGCCGATGTGGCCAACAGCATCGACACCTATGGGCGTTCGTCGGACTACGGACGTCATCTGGCGCGGCTGCTGGCCTGAACGGGACCGCAGGACACAGATGGATGGCCGTCCCCGGGTGCGGGGACGGCCATCTGTCGTGTGGTGGTTCAGAAACTGGTGGTTCAGGAACTGATGCTTCAGGAGCCGGTGGTGTCAGGAGGTGCCGGCGCCTGCCGTGGTGAGCTTCTGCGACAGCAGGTTCAGCACATCGTCGAGGGTGTGCTCGACGGTGATCTCCTCCTCGTCGACCGGGATGGAGAACTCGTTCTCCAGGGCGGTGGCGAACTCCACCAGGGCCAGCGAGTCGAACTCCAGGGACTCCAGCGTCGGGCTGTCCGCCAGTGCGGCGGGCTCGAGGCCGAACGTGGAGACCAGTATTCCGGTCACCCGGCTCTTCAGGTCGCTCATGGGTCACTTCTCCTCATCGGTGGTTGACGTCAAGCGGTGACTGCGGTGACATCCGGCCAGCGCAGCACGGTCGAGGCCCAGGTCAGCCCGCCGCCGAAGGCCGTGAGCAGGACGCCCTGACCCTGCCGGAGAGTGCCGGAGGCGGCGGCGTCGGCGAGCGCGAGCGGGATCGAGGCGGCGGAGGTGTTGCCCACCCGCTCGATCTGGGAGACGAGCCGCTCGTTCGGGATCTCCAGTTCCGCGGCGACGGCGTCGAGGATGCGCTGGTTCGCCTGGTGGGCGACGACGTGATCGAGGGTGTCGGTGGTCCAGCCCGCGCTCGCCAGCACCCGCCGTGCGGACTGCGACATATGGGCCACGGCATTGCGGTAGACCCGCTTGCCCTGCATCTGGAAGTAGTGGTCGGCCCGTTCGACGATCTGCCGCGGGGCCGAACGCTGCCGGGAACCGCCCGCGGGCACCGTGATCAGATCGGCGAGTGCGCCGTCGCTGCCCAGGTCGTACGGTCCGAGCGCGCCCTCCTCGTCCGCTCTGCCGGCACGGAGCACCACGGCGCCCGCCCCGTCCCCGAACACCGCACGGGTGGTGCGGTCCTGCGGGTCCAGGATGGTCGAGTACGCGTCCGCGCCGATCACCAGCACCCGCTCGGCGATGCCGGCGGCGATGAATCC
This window contains:
- a CDS encoding helix-turn-helix transcriptional regulator, with the translated sequence MGWLNLVGILDLCAESDDRRRASKQQGVVLLGVSEIKEREICVRRVVVAIGNGLLRYGVERMLQLPSEVEIRSLPGIVEALSGGLDEGDILITLLGEVDDAMAAELRRNEERGVRIMLLIEDDDLVDLPKVTGIRAGFVKINGINEDTLNKALAAVARGNVPIPPELAQDLLLLATRRNDAPRGQLRLTPREQEALVLMVEGLSNRQIARRLQISEHGAKRLVANILAKMDCNNRTLAVSRALREGLYERYVKSRGMN
- a CDS encoding Vgb family protein; this translates as MRSSLLPKLLVGGLLMSSVAACGSEDDASPGGTSRTPGSSVSSGPPTGSGGTGDTGGSDTGGKGKPAGKAAKAGKAKYTGFSSPTGLAYGRDGSVFVSNWSAGTVERITRDGKRSVYADGLEAPAGLAVDRQGALYIADYNADVVYRATAAGRKERFASGFHTPTGISFDSRQNLLVTNRATNELMSVSPDGKSSKVADGLHTPVGVVETADGTIYVSNYEGGVLSRVKRDGTVETHSSDFDGLGVGIVADKAGSVYVTDRAAGEIKRVEADGSATSVMTGLSSPVALGIDAEGHLATATWGDSAFYAIPS
- the rfbH gene encoding lipopolysaccharide biosynthesis protein RfbH, whose translation is MTSAPVQSPAPGSDSREEAKAQLLDAVRKFHQAEESDRPFVPGVTPLYSSGPVFDDEDRVALVEAALEMRIVAARSAQEFESRFSKTIGVRKSHLVNSGSSANLLAISALTSPQLADRRLVPGDEVITVAAGFPTTVNPVLQNGLVPVFVDTELGTYNASVDTIAAAIGPKTRAISLAHTLGNPYAAREIAELAQEHELWLVEDNCDALGARYDGRLTGTFGDLSTLSCYPAHHITMGEGGVVSTSDLHLARIVESLRDWGRDCWCAPGEDNKCAKRFRWQLGTLPEGYDHKYIYSHVGYNLKATDSQAALGLTQLAKLPVFIEARRRNWQRLHDALADVPGLLLPSATPNSEPSWFGFVLTVLPDAPFTRRELVAFLEARSIGTRQVFAGNLTRHPAYQGTNYRVAGDLTNSDIITEHSFWIGVHPGLTDEKIDYMAQSVTDFVRSKGR
- a CDS encoding nucleotide disphospho-sugar-binding domain-containing protein encodes the protein MRILATSAPNQGHLYPMISTLWALRNAGHEVLAALPDRFARLTAEAGISSVAVAEDFRLGDLGTRRAQQGSSIEELTDHIIDYYVPATERTVDRTVALAKSWRPDLIVCTDWEYAAPLAADLIGVPTVLHGWGLLADTAVDEPIAEALRPVRRKWGLGEEAHTHWKIIDNCPPELQWRTPPANAVPSRYVPFNGAGLMPDWLFEEPEAPRVLVTLGNAPIGGDHANVLQRTVQALTAFDVDVIIAVGDHIKLDQLGDRPARTRLIHTLPLSQVLPSCTAVIHHGGAGSAMAATVAGIPQLGLPQMCVQYQHADRIAAVGAAHVLHPEEASVEAIRESMHSVLEDPGLREVAWRLRHENAARTGLDETVRLLETAFDTEGR
- the rfbB gene encoding dTDP-glucose 4,6-dehydratase: MRILVTGGAGFIGSHYVRSLLGNDLLGRAVERLTVLDNLTYAGDKSNIAPHLADPRLTFVHGDISDPEVVGAVMAGQDVVVHFAAESHVDRSIAEASVFVRTNVLGTEVLLSAARRHEVGTFVHVSTDEVYGSLERGSWPETDPVNPNSPYAASKASSDLLALAYHRTYGMDVRITRCSNNYGPYQFPEKVIPLFVTNLLEGKKVPLYGDGTNVRDWLHVDDHCRGIQLVVEKGQPGEIYNIGGGQELANIELADLLLDALGHSREMIEYVEDRKGHDRRYSVDWSKARAEIGYEPRHDFSSGLADTIDWYRENRDWWTALKKR
- the rfbA gene encoding glucose-1-phosphate thymidylyltransferase RfbA produces the protein MRGIILAGGAGTRLRPLTSVTSKQLLPVYDKPMIYYPLSVLLLAGIREILIITTPESREDFHRLLGDGERLGIRLEYAQQDEPRGLADAFLLGRRFIGDDQVCLVLGDNIFHGQDLPTTVRKEVAQLEGATLFGYQVDDPQRYGIAVLDEEGRLLDIEEKPAEPKSDLAVTGLYLYDNDVVSYAAELSPSARGELEITDINRRYVEQGRARLVNLGSGTAWLDTGTHDSLFEAAGYVHAVQTRQGVQIACIEEVAFQMGFIGAADVANSIDTYGRSSDYGRHLARLLA
- a CDS encoding acyl carrier protein, which encodes MSDLKSRVTGILVSTFGLEPAALADSPTLESLEFDSLALVEFATALENEFSIPVDEEEITVEHTLDDVLNLLSQKLTTAGAGTS
- a CDS encoding beta-ketoacyl-ACP synthase III, whose protein sequence is MVSEPESHHRAAVITGIGSWLPARVVTNHELSAELDTSDEWIRSRTGIAQRHVIDEGMATSDLAVEAGLRALKSAGASDVDALVVATTTPDRPCPATAPDVAGRLGLGPVPAFDVSAVCSGFVYSLAVASGFIAAGIAERVLVIGADAYSTILDPQDRTTRAVFGDGAGAVVLRAGRADEEGALGPYDLGSDGALADLITVPAGGSRQRSAPRQIVERADHYFQMQGKRVYRNAVAHMSQSARRVLASAGWTTDTLDHVVAHQANQRILDAVAAELEIPNERLVSQIERVGNTSAASIPLALADAAASGTLRQGQGVLLTAFGGGLTWASTVLRWPDVTAVTA